Proteins found in one Paenibacillus sp. FSL R10-2782 genomic segment:
- a CDS encoding nuclease-related domain-containing DEAD/DEAH box helicase has product MAYMVPEYIPKNATAGERLLFETLKRYLPSDYIVYYEPEIRGRRPDFVIIGPDLGLVVLEVKDYTKSTLHQINQDEWMLHTSAGETRTVKSPLKQARDNARLISDQLKKDKNLLQGLSGYLKFSYGYGTVFTRLKQEDFIKLGLYNVIDPSFVLCRDEIDTEDEGFSSETLMEKLFGMFTIQSKRRYTLTDEDIQAIRFHLFPEVRISAEFKEPVPYQDQLLLSLHNIKTMDLHQENMAKQLGDRHRLIRGVAGSGKTLVLVSRAKMLAQAHPDWKILVLCYGIPLSRTLKQWIGQKMREPEDLFGFANAECEWESSNIEVYNFHEWLGSHMRIKDSAIPELLEKLDKSEAIVPIYDAILIDEGQDFEPDWLRLVSHCLNPDTKSLLLVEDRAQSIFKRKNSLVQETGLDFRGRSKILSINYRNTAQIVQFAWDFYRSHSQLQNKVQSGSLEGVEIIPPQSTKRKGPEPIFRRCRNIREEMDFIIKSITFLRQEKAIPLNDIAILYRVQNSYKISYINEIKSSLQKHQVPYTWMTESRESKRNFIREEETVKISTLDSAKGLDFRAVFIVAIENMPFKREEVEEREVSLLYIGMTRALEWLFLTYSGESKYTLYLDEMYKRKTKKIAPKQSG; this is encoded by the coding sequence ATTGTTTATTATGAACCGGAAATTCGGGGACGACGACCTGATTTTGTTATTATCGGCCCGGATCTTGGACTCGTTGTTCTTGAAGTAAAGGATTATACGAAAAGCACGTTGCATCAAATTAATCAGGACGAATGGATGCTACATACCTCAGCCGGTGAGACACGAACGGTGAAAAGTCCGCTGAAACAGGCGCGGGACAATGCCCGACTTATTTCGGACCAATTGAAAAAAGACAAAAACTTACTTCAAGGTTTATCTGGTTATCTAAAGTTTTCCTATGGATACGGTACGGTATTTACACGTTTGAAGCAAGAGGATTTCATTAAATTAGGACTATACAATGTAATAGATCCTTCTTTTGTGCTGTGCAGAGATGAGATTGATACAGAAGACGAAGGATTTTCCAGCGAAACTTTGATGGAAAAGCTGTTTGGTATGTTCACGATTCAAAGCAAACGTCGTTATACCCTTACAGATGAGGACATTCAGGCTATCCGGTTTCATTTATTTCCCGAAGTACGGATTAGCGCAGAGTTCAAGGAACCTGTACCTTATCAGGATCAGTTGTTGCTATCTCTTCATAATATCAAAACCATGGATCTGCACCAGGAGAATATGGCTAAACAATTGGGAGACAGACATCGTCTTATTCGTGGCGTGGCAGGTAGTGGAAAAACGCTGGTTCTTGTCAGTCGGGCTAAGATGCTGGCTCAAGCCCATCCTGATTGGAAAATTCTTGTTCTTTGCTATGGTATCCCCCTATCTCGGACTCTCAAGCAGTGGATTGGCCAAAAAATGAGGGAGCCGGAAGATTTATTTGGTTTTGCTAATGCAGAATGTGAATGGGAATCTTCTAATATTGAAGTATATAACTTTCATGAATGGCTTGGTAGTCATATGCGGATCAAGGATAGTGCGATACCTGAGTTGCTAGAGAAATTGGACAAATCTGAAGCCATTGTTCCGATCTACGATGCCATACTCATTGATGAAGGACAGGACTTTGAACCAGATTGGTTGCGTTTGGTCAGTCATTGTCTCAATCCTGATACGAAGTCCCTACTGTTAGTAGAGGATCGGGCGCAATCTATTTTCAAAAGGAAGAATAGTCTTGTACAGGAAACGGGTCTCGATTTTCGGGGGAGATCGAAAATCCTTTCTATTAACTACCGAAATACGGCCCAAATTGTACAATTTGCTTGGGATTTTTATCGCAGCCATTCACAACTACAGAACAAGGTGCAAAGCGGCTCACTTGAAGGAGTTGAAATTATTCCCCCACAGTCAACCAAGCGCAAGGGACCTGAACCTATCTTCCGTAGATGCCGAAATATTCGCGAGGAGATGGATTTTATTATTAAATCTATTACATTTCTGCGTCAAGAAAAGGCTATTCCGCTTAATGATATAGCTATTTTATATAGGGTGCAGAACAGTTACAAAATCTCTTATATTAATGAGATCAAAAGCAGCTTACAGAAGCATCAGGTACCGTATACCTGGATGACTGAAAGCCGTGAATCCAAACGTAATTTTATAAGAGAAGAAGAGACGGTAAAAATATCTACTCTCGACAGTGCTAAAGGTCTGGATTTTCGTGCTGTCTTTATTGTGGCGATTGAGAACATGCCATTTAAGAGGGAAGAGGTTGAAGAAAGAGAGGTCTCTCTGCTATATATTGGCATGACCCGTGCGCTCGAATGGTTGTTTCTTACATATAGCGGAGAGTCCAAATATACCTTGTATCTGGATGAGATGTATAAGAGGAAAACGAAGAAAATCGCACCCAAGCAATCAGGTTGA
- a CDS encoding polysaccharide deacetylase family protein produces the protein MKFLNVKWMAVCLMAICCLGLLGVHTNTASAQAKAPLLGVNDVLLDSNTIRPVMENDKLYVPIVTLGQKMGISTSVSGRTLQLTGHNRSFTLDLTKGDVFERGGRTMVPIRTLADAFGFTITIPSSNLYRIQNANASLSDTQFLNKFAAEIKQYVAVKPGKSGNTGTKGNASPSSRTIYLSFDDGPTAHTSQLLDILDKYNAKATFFMLGPEIRQHSAVMKRMVEAGHGLGLHGMTHQVKKIYASPAAALGEMNQDNEILFQATGQRTSLIRTPYGSKPYLNKAFRDQLTGAGYHIWDWNVDSNDWRYTKNPEHFEQSVLRDIKRLKKQGRTPVVLMHDKPSTIKVLPQIMAALQKEGYSFEPLNGNLTPLNFWNDHR, from the coding sequence ATGAAGTTTTTGAATGTAAAATGGATGGCTGTATGTTTGATGGCAATCTGTTGTTTGGGTCTGTTGGGCGTACATACGAATACGGCAAGTGCGCAAGCGAAGGCTCCTTTGCTGGGGGTCAATGATGTATTACTGGATTCGAATACGATTCGGCCAGTGATGGAAAATGACAAATTGTATGTACCTATCGTTACATTAGGTCAAAAGATGGGGATTTCCACTTCGGTCAGCGGTCGTACATTGCAGTTGACGGGACATAATCGCAGCTTTACGCTGGATCTGACCAAGGGTGATGTTTTTGAGCGCGGAGGACGTACGATGGTGCCGATTCGCACCTTGGCGGATGCCTTCGGTTTTACCATCACGATACCTTCAAGCAATCTATACCGAATTCAGAATGCGAATGCAAGCTTGTCTGATACACAATTTTTGAACAAATTTGCCGCAGAAATTAAACAGTATGTTGCTGTGAAGCCAGGGAAATCTGGCAATACAGGAACTAAGGGGAACGCTTCCCCATCAAGCCGTACGATTTATTTGAGCTTCGATGACGGTCCTACGGCACATACCTCACAACTGCTAGATATCTTGGATAAATATAATGCCAAGGCGACTTTCTTTATGTTGGGACCGGAAATTCGTCAACATAGTGCAGTTATGAAGAGAATGGTAGAAGCGGGTCATGGTTTGGGCTTGCACGGCATGACGCACCAGGTGAAGAAAATCTATGCTTCTCCGGCAGCGGCGCTTGGAGAAATGAATCAGGATAATGAGATTTTATTCCAGGCAACAGGACAACGCACTTCTTTAATTCGTACGCCTTATGGCAGCAAACCGTATTTGAATAAAGCATTTCGTGATCAACTGACGGGTGCAGGCTATCATATTTGGGATTGGAATGTAGATTCCAACGATTGGCGTTATACCAAAAATCCAGAGCATTTTGAACAGAGCGTTCTGCGTGATATTAAAAGATTGAAAAAACAAGGCAGAACACCTGTCGTTCTTATGCATGATAAGCCATCTACGATCAAGGTTCTTCCACAGATCATGGCAGCTTTGCAGAAAGAAGGCTATTCGTTCGAACCGTTAAATGGCAATTTGACTCCACTTAATTTTTGGAATGATCATCGTTAA
- a CDS encoding phage holin family protein, whose product MNINPAMFSMFCATTGAIITFAFGGWNQLMVLFTVAMAVDYVTGVAAAIKTGQGLSSKAGFWGLMRKALMLMVISLAHHMDLLMGTEIMKGAATYFYLSNELISITENCSRMGLPLPPKLKNFFALLKDKESGGKDGGKDR is encoded by the coding sequence ATGAATATTAACCCGGCAATGTTTAGTATGTTTTGTGCTACCACAGGTGCCATTATTACATTTGCATTTGGCGGCTGGAATCAGTTGATGGTGCTGTTCACAGTTGCGATGGCTGTTGATTATGTGACAGGAGTTGCCGCAGCGATTAAGACAGGACAAGGCTTGAGCAGCAAAGCCGGTTTTTGGGGGTTGATGAGAAAGGCTTTGATGCTGATGGTGATTTCTTTGGCACATCATATGGATCTTCTGATGGGCACCGAAATCATGAAAGGGGCGGCGACGTATTTTTATTTATCCAACGAATTAATCTCTATTACAGAAAACTGCTCACGCATGGGCTTGCCGCTTCCACCAAAGCTCAAGAATTTTTTTGCTTTGCTGAAGGACAAGGAGTCTGGTGGGAAAGATGGTGGGAAAGATCGCTAG
- a CDS encoding Dabb family protein, producing MIKHIVLFKLKDRSPESIEHTASILRSMNGKIKELLSLEIGTDVIRSERSYDISLTAVVETLEDLQTYQVHPVHQEIIVHMNEVKDVSIAVDYEI from the coding sequence ATGATTAAACATATTGTTTTGTTCAAATTGAAAGACCGCTCCCCTGAAAGCATTGAGCATACGGCATCCATTTTGCGGAGCATGAACGGTAAAATCAAAGAACTTCTGTCACTCGAAATAGGTACGGATGTGATTCGTTCGGAACGATCTTATGATATTTCCCTTACGGCTGTTGTCGAAACACTGGAGGACTTGCAAACGTATCAGGTACACCCTGTGCATCAGGAGATCATTGTACACATGAATGAAGTGAAGGATGTATCGATCGCAGTAGATTATGAAATTTGA